From Paenibacillus sp. V4I7, one genomic window encodes:
- a CDS encoding bifunctional (p)ppGpp synthetase/guanosine-3',5'-bis(diphosphate) 3'-pyrophosphohydrolase → MGIEQLLEKAATYLKENDLQRIREAYEFADEAHHGQVRKSGEPYILHPLAVADILVNMQMDVTSIIAALLHDVVEDTTVSLETVLDKFGKTCAMLVDGLTKLERIKFKSKEEQQNENYRKMFVAMAQDIRVILIKLADRLHNMRTLKYQSEESQRRIAEETLEIFCPIAHRLGISTIKWEMEDIALRYLNPQQYYRIVNLMQKKRTEREQYIEDVIHSIKEKLEEMGIQGDISGRPKHLYSIYKKMSSRGKQFNEIYDLMALRVIVDGIKDCYASLGIIHTLWKPMPGRFKDYIAMPKPNMYQSLHTTVIGPKGEPLEVQIRTWEMHRTSEFGIAAHWAYKEGGSVVPSGTFEDKMSWFREILELQHETNDASEFMESMKMDFFSDLVFVFTPKGEVIELPAGSVPLDFAYRIHTEVGNRTIGAKVNSRIVPLDHKLKTGDIIEILTSKHSYGPSQDWIKIAQSSHARSKIKQWFKKEKREENVEKGKDMIERELKRLAIDPPTLMSDDKMLEAAKKFNFSDIEDMLSAVGFGGITAAQICTKLTEKLRKEAEEAQVLKLTSEVKEVKAPTSSERKSRPTNGVRVKGVDNLLVRFARCCNPVPGDLIIGYITRGRGVSVHRSDCTNIPSSMGEEERVIEVDWAEAVESNFNVEIEITGHDRRGFLNEVLQAVSESKTMISAVSGRSDKNKMATIHMTILIKNIDHLQSVVEKIKRVKDVYSVQRIMQS, encoded by the coding sequence ATGGGTATAGAGCAGCTGCTGGAGAAGGCCGCCACCTATCTGAAAGAGAATGATTTGCAGAGGATTCGGGAGGCCTATGAATTCGCGGATGAAGCCCATCATGGCCAAGTACGCAAATCAGGTGAGCCCTATATTCTGCATCCACTCGCTGTTGCAGATATATTGGTGAACATGCAGATGGATGTCACATCCATCATTGCTGCGCTTCTGCACGATGTCGTTGAAGATACAACAGTTTCACTGGAAACTGTTCTAGATAAATTCGGGAAAACTTGCGCGATGCTAGTGGATGGCTTGACGAAGTTGGAACGGATCAAGTTCAAGTCCAAAGAGGAGCAGCAGAACGAGAACTATCGTAAAATGTTTGTTGCCATGGCGCAGGATATTCGCGTCATTCTGATTAAATTGGCGGATCGTTTGCACAATATGCGCACATTGAAGTACCAATCCGAAGAGAGCCAGCGCCGTATTGCGGAGGAAACGCTGGAGATCTTCTGTCCGATTGCGCATCGACTCGGTATTTCCACGATTAAGTGGGAAATGGAGGATATTGCTCTTCGTTATTTGAATCCGCAGCAGTATTACCGGATCGTTAACCTCATGCAGAAGAAGCGTACAGAGCGTGAGCAATATATCGAGGACGTTATTCACAGCATTAAAGAAAAGCTCGAAGAAATGGGCATTCAGGGAGATATTTCCGGAAGACCTAAGCACCTTTACAGTATTTATAAAAAAATGAGCTCCCGCGGCAAGCAATTCAATGAGATTTACGATCTCATGGCACTTCGTGTTATTGTCGATGGTATCAAGGACTGCTACGCTTCTTTAGGTATTATTCATACTTTGTGGAAACCAATGCCTGGACGCTTCAAAGATTATATTGCGATGCCAAAGCCGAATATGTATCAATCTTTACACACGACGGTGATTGGTCCTAAGGGAGAACCGTTAGAAGTACAGATTCGCACATGGGAGATGCATAGGACGTCAGAGTTCGGTATCGCTGCGCATTGGGCCTACAAAGAAGGCGGTTCAGTTGTACCTTCGGGCACTTTTGAGGACAAAATGAGCTGGTTCCGTGAAATTCTGGAGCTGCAGCACGAGACCAATGACGCCTCCGAATTTATGGAATCCATGAAGATGGATTTCTTCTCAGATCTTGTTTTCGTCTTTACGCCAAAAGGAGAAGTAATCGAGCTTCCTGCCGGTTCTGTACCTCTGGATTTTGCTTATCGGATTCACACTGAAGTCGGCAATCGCACAATTGGTGCCAAAGTAAATTCCCGGATCGTTCCCTTGGACCACAAGTTGAAAACCGGGGATATTATTGAAATTCTAACTTCTAAGCACTCTTACGGACCTAGTCAGGATTGGATTAAAATCGCGCAGTCCTCCCATGCTCGAAGTAAGATCAAGCAGTGGTTTAAGAAAGAGAAGCGCGAAGAGAACGTCGAAAAAGGGAAAGACATGATTGAGCGCGAGCTCAAACGATTGGCGATCGATCCACCGACATTGATGAGCGACGATAAAATGCTTGAAGCCGCGAAGAAGTTTAATTTTAGCGATATTGAAGATATGCTGTCAGCCGTCGGCTTTGGCGGTATTACAGCTGCACAAATATGTACGAAGTTAACGGAGAAGCTGCGTAAGGAAGCTGAAGAAGCACAGGTGCTGAAGCTTACTAGTGAGGTCAAGGAGGTCAAGGCTCCGACTTCATCCGAGCGCAAAAGCCGTCCAACTAACGGTGTACGTGTCAAAGGCGTCGATAATTTGCTTGTTCGCTTCGCTCGCTGCTGTAATCCGGTACCTGGCGATCTGATAATTGGGTACATCACTAGAGGGCGCGGCGTGTCCGTGCATCGTTCTGATTGTACGAACATACCTTCAAGTATGGGGGAAGAGGAACGGGTCATTGAGGTCGATTGGGCCGAAGCTGTCGAATCCAATTTTAATGTAGAGATTGAAATCACAGGTCATGACCGCCGCGGCTTCTTAAATGAAGTACTGCAAGCTGTTTCAGAAAGTAAAACGATGATTTCCGCTGTATCCGGTCGATCAGATAAGAACAAGATGGCTACAATTCATATGACCATTTTAATCAAAAATATTGACCATCTGCAGTCCGTTGTTGAGAAAATTAAACGTGTCAAAGATGTTTATTCCGTTCAGCGTATTATGCAAAGCTAG
- a CDS encoding adenine phosphoribosyltransferase: MNFKEHIRVIPDFPQPGIRFKDITTLLQNGPVYREAIDQMKALIKEKQIDVIAGPEARGFVIGAPLAYSLGLGFIPIRKSGKLPGETIEADYALEYGKDKLAMHKDAIQPGQKVLIADDLLATGGTIQTSIDLIKQLGGEVVGAAFLIELSYLDGRSKFNGIDVVSLVQY; encoded by the coding sequence ATGAATTTCAAAGAACACATTCGCGTTATCCCGGATTTTCCACAACCAGGCATTCGTTTCAAGGACATCACAACGTTACTGCAAAATGGACCGGTTTATAGAGAAGCTATCGATCAGATGAAAGCATTAATTAAAGAGAAACAAATCGATGTTATTGCGGGTCCTGAAGCACGCGGCTTCGTCATTGGCGCTCCGCTCGCTTATTCACTTGGATTAGGCTTTATTCCGATTCGTAAGAGTGGTAAATTGCCTGGCGAGACGATTGAGGCTGACTATGCTCTTGAATATGGCAAGGATAAATTAGCCATGCATAAAGATGCTATTCAACCAGGTCAAAAGGTACTGATTGCGGATGATTTGCTTGCAACAGGTGGAACGATTCAAACATCGATCGACCTGATTAAGCAGCTTGGCGGAGAAGTTGTAGGGGCTGCGTTCTTGATCGAGTTATCCTATTTAGACGGTAGAAGTAAGTTTAATGGGATTGACGTCGTTTCCTTAGTTCAATATTAA
- the recJ gene encoding single-stranded-DNA-specific exonuclease RecJ produces the protein MLAPKARWSIGNADEMLVETFVRELQIDPLVARMLVLRDIRTVPDAEQFLHGGVHYYYDPYLLDGMLPAVERIRKALQNDEFIRVYGDYDADGVSSTSLMAHLLKGLGARFDTYIPHRIREGYGLNRSAIELAKEQGVTLLITVDTGISAVQEIAYCQEIGLDVIVTDHHEPPEILPQALAVINPKKPGCPYPYKHLAGVGVAFKLAHAILDRLPEELLEFAALGTVADLMPLTGENRLIVKQGLLRMQDSTYAGFRSLIGVSGIDNKEVTASHIGFSLAPRINASGRLEAADIAVKLLTTSDEKEAEQIAFELDMLNKERQLIVEEMVKEAFVLAEQQQAKGLDKVIVVAKEQWNVGVVGIVASKIVERFYRPTLVLSIDPQTGMAKGSARSIAGFDLHKALTACEEMLDHYGGHQAAAGMSLNSSHLEAFTHKLNELAAAALTEQDFIPLLKADAACSLSDVPIASIEQLEKLAPFGMGNPAPRFMFTDLSLGDIRTMGKEKQHLKLALSQMKEEVSCSVEAVGFGKGSLAGLIAPAAKVDVLGELSINEWNGVRKPQIMMQDLRITHMQLFDWRGAGQLSTKLSVLQNTIAAGNGNRTLTPAIVLFDEADAALFTSTAFQLGGSVPYWIVQDSEQLRPGNESARQFGFANMQDIILYTIPRSVASLQSVLHQACGMMRCYPVFAELGPDSGSTLPSRDMFKMLYGTLQKEGSLNVQDVRLMTSFSKRSGLSPAMIQFILSVFEELGFVEKQGGLVKLHASPAKRDLTASRLYQHRLHRQEVESIVMYSSAKELEEWIADQIKKENHILEEII, from the coding sequence GTGCTAGCACCGAAGGCAAGATGGAGCATAGGAAATGCGGATGAAATGCTCGTTGAAACATTTGTGCGCGAGCTGCAGATAGACCCGCTCGTTGCCAGGATGCTTGTTCTTCGAGATATACGCACCGTGCCAGATGCTGAACAATTCTTGCATGGCGGAGTCCACTATTATTATGACCCGTATCTGCTTGACGGGATGCTCCCAGCTGTAGAACGGATCCGAAAAGCTCTTCAGAATGATGAATTCATACGTGTATATGGTGATTACGATGCCGATGGTGTAAGCAGCACCTCATTGATGGCTCATTTGTTAAAAGGCCTAGGCGCTCGTTTCGATACGTATATCCCTCATCGCATTCGAGAAGGCTATGGGCTAAATCGCTCTGCGATCGAATTAGCCAAAGAACAAGGCGTCACGCTATTAATCACGGTTGACACAGGCATTAGTGCTGTTCAGGAAATAGCCTATTGTCAGGAAATAGGCCTAGATGTTATCGTAACGGATCATCATGAGCCACCTGAGATACTGCCTCAAGCTTTAGCTGTCATTAATCCAAAGAAGCCAGGTTGCCCTTACCCTTATAAACACCTTGCAGGCGTTGGCGTTGCTTTTAAATTGGCTCATGCCATACTTGATCGATTGCCTGAAGAACTGTTGGAGTTTGCAGCGCTTGGTACGGTTGCAGATTTAATGCCTCTCACGGGGGAGAATCGTTTAATTGTGAAGCAGGGACTGCTGCGTATGCAGGATTCTACCTACGCAGGATTTCGTTCACTTATTGGTGTATCCGGGATTGATAATAAGGAAGTGACCGCATCTCACATTGGTTTCTCGCTAGCACCAAGAATTAATGCAAGCGGCCGATTGGAAGCCGCAGATATTGCTGTGAAGCTGCTGACAACATCGGATGAGAAAGAAGCGGAGCAAATTGCCTTTGAACTGGATATGCTGAATAAAGAACGTCAACTTATTGTAGAAGAAATGGTGAAAGAAGCTTTTGTTCTAGCCGAGCAGCAGCAAGCCAAAGGTTTAGATAAAGTGATAGTTGTCGCTAAGGAACAGTGGAACGTCGGTGTTGTCGGTATTGTTGCATCCAAGATCGTAGAGAGATTTTACCGTCCGACCTTAGTGCTTAGCATTGATCCACAGACGGGTATGGCCAAAGGTTCTGCTCGCTCGATTGCCGGCTTTGATTTACACAAAGCGCTGACGGCTTGTGAAGAGATGCTTGACCACTATGGTGGCCATCAAGCGGCTGCGGGTATGAGTTTGAATAGCAGCCATCTGGAGGCATTCACTCATAAGCTGAATGAACTAGCAGCTGCTGCACTAACGGAACAGGATTTCATTCCACTTCTGAAAGCAGATGCGGCGTGCAGCTTGTCAGATGTTCCGATTGCAAGTATTGAGCAGTTAGAGAAGCTCGCGCCATTCGGAATGGGTAATCCTGCGCCGAGGTTCATGTTCACCGATTTATCGCTCGGCGATATCCGGACGATGGGCAAGGAGAAACAGCATCTCAAGCTAGCTCTCTCCCAGATGAAGGAAGAAGTAAGCTGCTCAGTGGAAGCTGTCGGTTTCGGCAAAGGAAGCTTGGCTGGTCTGATCGCACCTGCTGCTAAGGTAGATGTGCTTGGAGAGCTTTCAATCAACGAGTGGAACGGTGTGAGGAAGCCTCAAATCATGATGCAGGATCTTCGTATAACGCATATGCAGCTGTTTGATTGGCGTGGAGCGGGACAATTGAGCACAAAGCTTAGCGTACTTCAGAACACGATTGCTGCGGGGAATGGTAACCGCACACTCACTCCAGCTATCGTTCTATTTGATGAAGCAGATGCAGCCTTATTCACTTCAACTGCGTTTCAGTTAGGTGGCTCAGTGCCCTACTGGATTGTTCAAGATAGCGAACAATTACGACCGGGGAACGAATCAGCCCGTCAATTTGGATTTGCTAACATGCAGGATATTATCTTGTACACGATCCCACGCAGCGTTGCAAGCTTGCAGAGTGTGCTTCATCAAGCCTGTGGAATGATGCGCTGTTATCCAGTATTTGCAGAGTTAGGGCCTGACAGCGGCAGTACGCTGCCATCTCGAGACATGTTTAAAATGCTGTATGGCACTTTGCAAAAAGAAGGATCGCTGAATGTTCAGGATGTACGATTAATGACCTCGTTTAGTAAACGATCGGGTCTTTCTCCAGCAATGATTCAATTTATTTTATCCGTTTTTGAAGAACTTGGTTTTGTTGAGAAACAAGGCGGCCTAGTTAAACTACATGCGTCACCGGCTAAGAGAGATCTAACAGCATCCCGCTTGTATCAACATAGATTGCATCGCCAGGAAGTTGAATCCATTGTCATGTACTCCTCAGCCAAAGAGCTGGAGGAATGGATAGCCGATCAAATAAAAAAAGAAAATCACATTTTGGAGGAAATTATATGA
- a CDS encoding cation diffusion facilitator family transporter has protein sequence MNDERFQKTELTVWVGISGNLALACLKVIVGFMSQSKALLADAVHSASEAVSSSSALIKRRTAEAAPQEANPNRQDKKVSITSILLSIVILVLGVELGISTIKSIWVDVEHAPKVYALVAIGISLLVKEIMFQYTYRMGKRLESQELIANSWGHRSDIYSSIVALIGVLGALMGNYLNLSFLYYLDSLAGLFISLMVLKMGYSLLKEALHTKIDYVLLQEDAAELIAAVQMIKGVITVDDLQAREHGHYVVVDIKISVNPRVSVWEGHEVSKKIKQQLMKRFHHISDVFVQVSPYDAGYPYKNNTDTELNEVPSVIH, from the coding sequence GTGAATGACGAGCGTTTTCAAAAGACAGAACTCACTGTCTGGGTAGGTATTTCCGGCAATTTAGCTCTTGCCTGTCTCAAGGTTATTGTTGGGTTTATGTCGCAGAGTAAAGCACTTCTCGCTGACGCGGTACATTCAGCCTCTGAGGCAGTAAGTTCATCTTCTGCATTAATTAAACGAAGAACAGCAGAAGCGGCGCCTCAAGAAGCAAATCCTAATCGTCAAGATAAGAAGGTATCTATCACATCTATTTTGCTGTCGATCGTTATTCTAGTCCTGGGTGTTGAACTGGGCATCTCTACCATCAAATCCATATGGGTTGACGTAGAGCATGCTCCTAAGGTATACGCACTTGTTGCAATTGGGATTTCGCTCTTGGTAAAAGAGATTATGTTTCAATATACATACAGGATGGGAAAGCGTTTAGAATCTCAGGAATTAATTGCTAATAGCTGGGGTCACCGTTCCGATATATACTCTTCTATTGTAGCTCTCATTGGTGTGTTAGGAGCTTTAATGGGCAATTACCTAAACCTATCTTTTCTTTATTATTTGGATTCACTTGCGGGATTATTTATATCTCTCATGGTGCTGAAGATGGGGTATTCGTTACTTAAAGAAGCCTTACATACAAAAATCGATTATGTCCTGCTGCAGGAAGATGCTGCAGAACTGATTGCTGCCGTACAGATGATAAAAGGTGTAATAACCGTCGATGACTTGCAGGCAAGGGAACATGGCCATTATGTCGTTGTTGATATCAAAATTAGCGTAAATCCAAGGGTATCTGTATGGGAAGGGCATGAAGTCTCCAAAAAGATCAAGCAGCAGTTGATGAAACGATTCCATCATATTTCTGATGTTTTTGTTCAGGTAAGCCCCTATGATGCAGGATATCCTTACAAAAATAATACGGATACCGAGTTAAATGAAGTTCCATCCGTTATTCACTAA
- the secF gene encoding protein translocase subunit SecF produces MGFKKQYDFVKNRNKYFIISIALLAIGLFVMLFSGMNFGVDFKAGTNIDLVVGKQLDSAKVEEILHTLQTNGDVKSNFADPTIGGNNSDRVSIRFDDVLNDETVDKIQKAFATAYGSEVSKEINTVDPQLAKELLLKAVYAIAISSVLICLYVSIRFEWRFALAAIIAILHDAFMVIAMFAIFRFEVNLPFLAAVLTTIGYSINDKIVIFDRIRENLRFAKIKTDEDLVALVNDSIWQTMARNVNTVLVVLLAAGCIYIFGSESIKLFALAKLIGLTSGAYSSIFIACSIWYLLKRNSLRSSKKKAAA; encoded by the coding sequence GTGGGCTTTAAGAAACAGTATGATTTTGTGAAAAATCGCAATAAGTATTTCATTATTTCGATTGCACTTCTTGCTATTGGTCTGTTCGTTATGCTGTTTTCTGGCATGAATTTCGGCGTTGATTTCAAAGCAGGAACAAATATTGATCTTGTCGTTGGCAAACAACTAGACAGTGCCAAGGTTGAAGAAATATTGCATACTCTTCAAACGAATGGCGATGTAAAATCGAACTTTGCGGATCCAACAATCGGCGGTAATAACAGTGATCGTGTCTCCATCCGATTCGATGATGTTTTGAATGATGAGACGGTTGATAAGATCCAAAAAGCATTCGCAACGGCTTATGGTTCTGAGGTTTCCAAAGAAATCAACACAGTTGATCCACAATTAGCGAAGGAACTATTGCTTAAAGCGGTTTATGCCATTGCCATTTCCAGCGTTTTGATTTGTTTGTATGTCAGTATTCGTTTCGAATGGCGCTTTGCCTTAGCAGCGATTATTGCCATACTTCATGATGCTTTTATGGTTATCGCTATGTTTGCGATTTTCCGCTTTGAAGTAAACTTACCGTTTCTAGCGGCAGTTTTGACCACAATTGGTTATTCTATCAATGATAAAATCGTTATTTTTGACCGTATTCGTGAAAATCTGCGATTTGCTAAAATCAAAACGGACGAAGATCTCGTTGCGTTGGTCAACGATAGTATCTGGCAAACGATGGCGCGTAATGTCAATACCGTATTAGTCGTATTGTTAGCCGCAGGGTGTATATATATATTCGGTAGTGAGTCCATTAAACTTTTCGCACTTGCGAAATTAATCGGTCTAACAAGTGGAGCTTATTCGTCTATTTTCATAGCATGTTCAATTTGGTATTTATTGAAAAGAAACTCTTTGCGTAGTTCTAAAAAGAAAGCTGCAGCGTAA